From the Methanocaldococcus fervens AG86 genome, the window TAAAGTTGGAGATTATATAAAATATAGGCCTTTGGGATGTCCAATCCCACACTTTGCTAAAATAATAGATGAATATCACGGCTTATACACAATTCATGTTATGGGGCCGTGCCATAGGATAACTAAAGAGGAAATAGAGTATAAAGATGTGGGTATTGCGATAGTTGTGGCATTTGAGGGAATTGTAGAAGGAAAAGTTCCAGAAGTAGGAAAAACTGTAAAGTTCATACCAAAACACTGCATGATGCAGAAGGTTCATTCTGGAGTGGTTGTGCAAGTTGAAGGGAAAAGAGTTTATATAGAGGGCATTGATTTGAAGGTATTTTAATGGCTTATAGGACATTTTTCACATAACGGCTTTTTTCTACAAAACTTTTTACAGTGCTCCACTATTAAAGCATGATACTCCTTGTATATCTCTAAATCCTTTGGAAGAGATTTTTCAAATATTTCTTTAATCTCATCATATTTGGCTTTTTCATTAATTATTCCCAACCTGCTGAACATTCTTTTAGTGTATGCATCAACGACAAAGCTTTCTCTATCTAAAGCATATAGTAAGATGCTGTCAGCTGTTTCCTTTCCAACACCATTTATTGATAAAAGCTCCTTCCTTAAAGTTAAGGTATCTTTGTCTGTTTTAGCCATCCCTTCAGTGCTTCCATAATTATCTACAATAAATTTAGTTGTATTTTTTAGACGTTTAGCCTTTAAATTATAAAATCCAGCTGGTTTTATTAGTTCTTTTAATTTATCTTCGTCAATATTCAATATCTTCTCTTCTTCCAACAAATTTTCATTTTTTAAGTTATTGATAGCTTTTTCTACATTTTTCCAACTAGTATTTTGAGTTAGAATTGCTCCAACAACAACTTCATACCTTGTTTCAGCAGGCCACCAATTTTGGTGCCCATAAAAATCCAACAAAACTTTATATATCTTTAGTAGCTCTCCTCTCATTCACATCCCTTTATTTGAGGTTTTAAAATCATTTCTATATATAAAAACACTATAAGACCGAAAAGTTTATATATGGGTTATACATATCTTAATTTCGCTTATGGTTGTGGGCTCGTGGTCTAGATGGCTATGATGCCGCCCTGACACGGCGGTGGTCGGGAGTTCGAATCTCCCCGAGCCCACCATTTATTTTTATAGGAATGTAAATTAATATATTTTAATATATTGGTATTTCAGCTTTACTTAACCTTTCAAACCCATTCTTTTTGATTAAATATAAATCTTCTATCCTCACACCAAACCTATTTTTTAAATATAAACCTGGCTCAATAGTTACAACCATTCCTTCTTTTAAAATAATATCTTCTTTTAGCTTATTTGACAATCTCGGCTCTTCATGCACTTCCAAACCAACTCCATGTCCTAAAGAATGAATAAACAGCTTTTCATAATCTCCAAAGAATGCCCTAACTATGTTGTCAATTTCTTTAGCAGATACTCCTTCTTTTAGATGTTCTTCTGCCAGTTCTTTTGCCTCATAAACTAAATTATAAATTTTTCTCATCTCTTCATCATCTTTTAACAAAAACGTTCGTGTTATATCTGAGCAGTATCCATTATAAACTGCTCCAATATCAATCAATAAAATATCCTTTATTTTATCTTTTGTTGGTAAAGCATGGGGGAAGGATGTTTTTTTACCAGAAACTACTATTGAATCAAATGCTGGTTTTATTGAGCCATGTTTTTTCATAATGTATTCAATCTCAGCCACTAACTCATATTCGTTTAGATTTTTAATATCTTCTAAGTTATTTGAAACATAATTTATAGCTTTATCACTAATTTCAGCAGCTTTTTTAATTAATTTTATCTCCTCTTTATCTTTAATCATTCTGAGTTCTTTAATTTTTTCAGAAACTATTTTGTAATCTTTATCTATGTATTTCAAATAACTAATTGGTAGCTCTCCTTCAACTCCATCACATCCTTTAAATATCCCTTCCCAGCTTTTAAACTCTCTAATCTCTAAAAAATCAAAAAGTTCTTCTGCATAATCTTTATCGAGCTTTCCAACGTATAAACATGGCTCTTCTTCAAAAACTAAAACTGAAAAGCTCATAAAGTATTTTCCTAAAAAGTAGTTTATATTTTCTTTCTTTAAAATCACAGCCTTTTTTATACCCTCGTCTTCCATATACTTTAAAAACCTCTTAGTCCTATTGTTCATCATATCACCAACTTTAAGGGTTGATATTCATGATTGTTTATAAGGAAATAGCCGAGTTAAATAAAAGATTTCCTTTACTTAATGAGGAAAAAATTCTCTTAGGGACTGATGGTAGTGTAACAAACATTTTGGAGATTTTATTTGAAGGAGATTGTAAGGTTGAAACCATTAATCAAAAAATTGTTGATAACACAAACTACAGGGAAGTTATACTCAAAGTTAATAATATACCTTTAGTTTATGCAATCTCAAAAACACCTTTTAAAAACATCGAGGAAGAAAACCTTAGGGAAGAGATAAAGAGAGATTTGCTTTCTGCAGATATTCCAATAGGTAAGATTATTAGAAAGCATAATTTAGAGACAAGGAGAGAGATTAAGTTTATAGGGATTGAAAAAGTTGATGAAAGATTAAAAACCCTCTTAAAAACGAACTATGCCCAACTACCAAAAAGGACATATAACATAATATACAAAAATAAAATATTAATGGAGATTACCGAAGTTTTTTGCATCAGAGGGAAACTGAAGTAATATTGTTTGATGAACTTTCTTAAACTTTCTTACTGAATTTTTTACATTAAGGGGGAAATTATGAGAGAAGCAATGTTTTATGAAAAATTGGGCGATAATAAAGTTAGATGTCATATCTGTCCAAGGCATTGTATTATAAAAGAGGGGGAGAGGGGTTTTTGCTGGAATAGAGAAAATATAAATGGAACTTTATATGCAGTTGGGTATGGAAAAATCTGCTCATTGGCAATAGATCCTATAGAAAAAAAGCCGTTATTTCATTTCCATCCAGGAACTCAAGTTTTGTCTTTAGCAATTGGGGGATGTAACTTTAGATGCTTACACTGCCAAAATTGGACGATTTCCCAATTTCCACCAGACCAAATACCTTACAGGGAGATGACGCCAGAAGAGGTTGTTGAAACGACTTTACGATATAATTGCCCAGGAATATCTTACACATATACAGAGCCAACGGTGTATTATGAATTTATGTATGACACTTCAGTCTTAGCAAGGGAGAATGGGCTTTTTAATGTAATGATAACCAATGGCTATATTGAGAAAGAGCCATTAAAAGCTCTCCCTGTAGATGCAATGAACATAGATATTAAAGGAAACGCTGACTTTTACAAAAAAGTTTGTAAAGCAAGATTAGAGCCAGTATTAGAGACATGTAAGTTAGCAAAAAGATTAGGTATTTGGGTAGAGATAACAAATTTAATTGTTCCAGGTTATAATGACAATATAGATGATTTATTGTTCATAATACACTTTGTGAGGGATGAATTGGGAAGAGAAACTCCTCTACATTTTTCACGATTTCATCCTGACTATAAATTAACTGACGTTCCTCCAACTCCAATAGAAACCTTAGAGATGGCAAGAAAACTGGCTATTGAAGAAGGGCTTAAGTATGTGTATATTGGAAATGTCTCAGGACATGAGGGGGAAAATACTTACTGCCCAAATTGTGGGGCTTTATTGATAGAAAGATATATATTCGAGGCAAGAATAATTAATTTAGATTTAGAGACAGGAAGATGTAAGGTTTGTGGAGAGAAGATTGATATAGTTCTTTAAATTTTAATAAAACAACGCGATGATGAGTGCTGACTTCACTGAAATTGTGATGACACCTGGGACAGCTGAGCGTTGCCATTTCTTTATTTTATAATTCTTTAGGTGGAATTATGAAACTATTGACCTTAGAAGAAGGGATTTTTGCAGTAAGGTACGCAAGGGCTGTTATAGAGAACTATTTGGCTGGTAAAAAATTGGTTGTTGAAAACTATCCTGAAGTGTTTAATGAAAAAAGAGGATGCTTTTGCACCCTACACACCTACCCAGATAGGGAGCTTAGGGGATGTATTGGTATTCCAGAGCCGGTAATGCCATTAATTGAAGCTTTAGAGGAGGCTGCAATAAGTGCAGCGACAAAGGATCCAAGATTTCCTCCAGTATCTTTGGAGGAGATGGATAGTATAGTGGTTGAGGTCAGTATTTTAACCCCTCCAGAGCTTATAAAGGTTAGTAATCCAAAAGAATATTTAGAAAAAATAAAAATTGGTAGGGATGGTTTAATCATTGAGTATGGATTTTATAGGGGGCTTTTATTACCTCAAGTTCCTGTTGAGTATGGATGGGATGTTGAAGAGTATTTGGCCCACCTCTGCCTAAAAGCTGGATTGCCTCCAGACATGTGGTTAGCTGAAGGTGTTAAGATATATAGATTTGAGGCACAGATATTTGAAGAGGTTGAACCAAGGGGGGAGGTTGTTGAGAAAAATTGATGTAAAATTAAGAAACTGCTCTATATATCTTCCTCGCCTCTTCTTCTACCAAATCATAAACCTTTATAACTTCATCAGAAATCATTTTCAAAGTTTCTGTTGGGAAGATTTCAACAAAAACAGAGATTAATTTAACGTTATGTTCATTTTTGAACTTATCAAACTCCTTTAAAAACATATCATTTACTTCAGCATAGCCATCAGTTATTAACAAGATATCTGCATTTTTGAAGCTTTCATTTTTTTTTATCACTTCCATAGCCTTATTTAACGGTTCTATAAAATTCGTTCCTCCACCAAAATATAATGAAGCTATTTCAATTATTTCTTCCATGGTTATATTTTTAGGATTTATCAGTTTTTCAAATCTAACTCCATCATCAAATGCTATATAGTATAGCTCCCTATTTTCCCTTTTAGCAATCTCTATTAAAGATAAAGCAACAGCCTTTCCCCAAATTTCTCTATCTCCATACATTGAACCACTGTGGTCTAATAAAACTACAATTGGACCTTTCTGCTTATCCAATTTATTTTGTATATCATAAATCATGAGCTTTTTATCTGCAAATCTCCTGAGAAAATCATAGTATAAAAGTTCATCAGACAGATTAACAATCTCTTTTGGTAATAAATGCTTCAAATCTCTCCCAATTTTTGTAGAATAAACCTCTCCAGAGTAGTGTTTAATCTTTGATTTGTACTCATTTGTTGCCAACAATTTTAATTTACCAAGTTTTTTAACAATCTCTCTAATTTTTTTATTCTCCAAAATTTTATCTGCTAACTTTATCCTATCCTCTGGAGATAAGAGCTTTTTATCTCCCAAGCCTTTACCAAAATTTTCAACCGCATCAAACCCCTGTAAAACTTCAGAAACCTCTTCAGAAATTTCTTTCATTGTTTCCTTGGCAGTTTCTTTTAATTTATCTTCCAACCCCTCCCCATTTCCATCAGATATAAATTTCTTCAACTCTTTATTTAGGTTTTTAAGCTTTAGATTTTCAAAAAATTTCTCACAGAACATTATTGTCGCAGTTCCAGCATTCATCTCATCCAATTCAGTAAAAAGCTTACTTTTTTCATATTCAATATTTTTCATAGCTCCCTCTAAAATTGCCTTATTTATCTTAAATCTCTCTTCTACATATTCATTGAACTCAACAACGTATTTAAAAAATGCATAAAATGTATCTTCAGCCAATTTTTCATGAATAGGATGAAATTGGGAATAATATCTAAGAAGTTTTTGTAAATATTTGCTATTTTTTAGAAATCTTTCAAATGCCTTTTTATCGTAGGCATCATGCTTTATAACATTTTTCATAATATCACTTCATAAGCCCCTCAACGTATTTTTTAAATCCTTCAACCTCTTTTAAAACATCATCAACAAGCTCATACGGTTTATTTGCTTCAATTGCCTTATTTTTAACATCTTTTAATGATATAGTCATGCTGTTCAACTTCCCCAATATCTCAAGGCACTTTCTATACTCTATTCCTCCTAACTTTATTCTTTCTTTGTTAATTTTTTTTATTTCGTTTATTAAGCTATCTAAAATTTCCCTCTGCTCTAATGCAAAGCCAGCAAAGTGATTGGACAATTTGAAAACCTCAACAGAAACTTTAAAGAATTCATCCGGCTCGTTCCAATATATATGCCTCAAAATGTCTAAATCATTCTCATCAGCTTTTTCTTTTCCGTTTAAATAGGCGAAGCATTTAACAGCTTTTACAGATTTTTTAAATCTTCTGTCAGATACTCTAATCCCTTCGCTCTCCAAAGCCAATTTTAGCTTAATCAAATCTTCCTTTATATTTGATATATCAACTTTTAAAGCCTCTCTCTGCATTTTTTTAACATCTTCAACATCAATTACGGTTTTTGGCTTATATTCCTCATCTAAATCAATAAGTTTCATTAAGTTTTCGTAGCTTCTTATTCCTCTGACGACTTTTCTAAATAAAAATCTATCATAAAATGCCAATAATTCATTCTCTTCTGGTAACTCGTTTGAAGCTCCGAATAAGCTTATCAAAGGAACTTTTTCAACCTTATCGCCGTTGTGATAAATCCTCTCATTAATTATTGAGAGTAAAGCGTTTAGTATAGAACTGTTTGCTTTAAAGACCTCATCTAAAAATGCTATTTCAGCGGTTGGTAAGTAACCAGAGGTTTTTCTAACGAATTTGTCATTATCTTTTAGCTCTTTAATGCTTAAAGGCCCAAACAATTCATCTTCCGTAGTGAATCTTGTTATAAGTTTTTCAAAGTATTCAGCATTTATGTGTGATGCTATAGCCCTAATTAATTGGGATTTAGCAACTCCAGGATTTCCCAAAAATACCGTATGCTCGTTAGCTAATATTGAAGTTAAAGCGATATCAATCTCCTCCCTCCTCTCCAAAAAATAAGAATTTAATTCTTTTTTTATTTTTTCAAGCATAATTTCACCTAAATTTTGTATTTATTTAAATATCCCCTTGGCGTTATCATTTTGTTGTTTATGGCTTTTGTTGAAGAGTTTCCAATGATTAGTATTGTGTTCATGTCTATAAACTCCAAATACTTATCTAAGTTGCTGTAAAACTCTTTAAAATTGGTTATCAAAGCCTCTTCTTTATCTCTTCCAGCATTTTTAACTATCCCAATAACATAATTGTTGTTTTTTGCAAATTCAGCCAAGATATCAACAGCTTTTAAAAACGGCTCTTTTCTCCTTTTGCTCAATGGGTTATATATGCAAATAACAAAATCTCCTTCCAATGCACATCTAAATCTTTTTAATATTTTCTCTAATGGTGTTAATAAATCACTGAAGCTTATAACAACAAAATCATGGTTTAGTGGGCTACCCAATATTGCAGATGCCAATGAAGCGGCTGTTATTCCAGGAATAACTTTTATATCTACATTGTATCCTTTAACAGCATTTATTTCGTAAGCTAAAGAGGCTAAACCGTATATTGTTGCATCACCACTTGAAACTAAGGCAACATCTTTATCTTTTGCCTCTTTCAATGCGTAATCAACCCTATCAATCTCTCTTGTCATGCCTGTTGTATATATTGGCTTGTTGAACCTCTCAACAAATTTTTTGTAGTTTTTGTAGCAAACAATCAAATCTACATTTTTTAAAATTTCCTCTGCCTCTTTTGTAAAATGCCTTTCACTACCACTTCCTACACCAACAACGAATAGCATATTTTCAACCATTACTTTCATTTCATAACAGAATAAACCAATAATGGAAATATTATCGTTGCATCTCCCCAAATCTCAACGTAATCTGCCTTAGCTCCAATTTTTCCCCATGAAACTCCTTCTTCTGGAGGGGCTCCGCTTAAAGAACCATCCCATGGAAGTGCTGTAGTTATATATATCGCGTAATCAGTTCCCTCCCTAAAAAGGTTGGCATTTATAATACTATGCTTTGGTAGTGAACCACCTAAAACAATACATGCTGTTTCTTTTGAATTTATCGCTATATCGTTAAGCTTTACAATATCGTTGGCTATGTCTATCTTCAATTCCTCATCCTTCTTGTATTTTTTGAAGAAATAGAGCATGTCTCCAATTGAACCGTCTGTTATTGCCGGGCAGAATATTGGAATGTTGTTTTTGTATGCCCAATATAATATTGATTTTTCTTTTTCTTTTCCCAATTTTTTATCCATAAATTCTCCTAAGTTATAGCAGAATTCACTTGCTGTAATGATTTTTCCACTCTCTTTCTGTAAATTTAAAAGCTCTTCAAAGAATTCCATCATATACTCTTCAAAGGCAATATACCTGTCATTTGGAACAAAGATATTTCCAATTCTGTTTATTCCCTTCTCTCTCAACGTTCTTCCATCTACATCCCAATCTCCCAATATAAAGGGCTTTAAACATTTTATAAAGTCTTCTTCAACTCCTCCAGCTGTTGTAACAATGACATCAACTTTTTTATGCTTTGCAAGATAGGCAATAATCTCTCTCAAACCAGAAGATACAATATTTGATGTATATCCAAAAAATACCGTAACTTCTTCTTTTTTCCTTTTCTCTTCAATGTGTTTCCAAATTTTTATCGCCTTACCAACATGTGAAGCTTGAAATCCAATTTTTAGGTAATAGTTTTTTACGATCTCCTCTAAACTTATATCTTCATCCAACCAAGGTCCTTCAATCTCAATTCCTTCAATATCTTCACTCTCTTTAAGCACGATATCTTTTGGCTCCTTCATATAATCACCATTTTTATTTGTTAATAGTAAATTCCTTTCCTTCAACTTTAAATGTTAGCTCTTCGTTATTTGCATTTTTTATTAACAACTCTGCCAAGCTTGGTTCTGTTTTTAATCCATAGATTGTTGTTGTAATTCGTGGATTAATCTCTATAATGTAAATTTCATCATTCACTATAACATCAACACCTACATATCCATTCAAACCATCTATACATTTAACTGCCTTAATAGCTTCATTAAATATCTCATCTTTTAATCTATGCTTTATATTTACCTCTCCACCAACAAATCCTCTTTCATCAATATACTGTCTATTTAATGATAAGGGATAGATTTTTTTACCAACAATTAAAGAGACTGATAAGCTCTCACCCTCAACAAACTCTTGAATCAAAAAATTTTCATCAAACAAATTAAATTTTCCTCCACAGCCATCTATTTTTTTTATTACATATTTTTTTGGTTTAAATGTTTTCGGAGTTTTTACGTAATCTTTAATTGTCAAATAGGTTAAATACTTATCTCCAGCAACTTTTATTGCATTAGAGGAGCATCCAAGGTTTTTTACAGGATATTTTTCAATAATCTTTGTTAAATTGTATAAGATATTTTCATCTTCCGGAGCTATTGTTAATGCATAATCTATTTTTTCATTTTTTAATATGTCGTTTAATTTTATTTCAATGTCTTTGTCATCTTCAATTTCAACTATTTTTAAATTTTCAAAATCTTTGTAATCATCAGCAAAGTCCTTATGGATTAAAGAGGTTACATTATCAATCTCTAAAAATTGATTTAGTAAGGTATTAAACATCATTTTTCCTTCTTCCAATATTCCTTCATCTTCAAAACCAGAGGCAATCGCATACTCGAAGAAAAGTATCATCTTACCACCGGATTCTATAATTTAATGAAACTTTCTAAAGTTTTTAGTCTATATATCTAATACCACTCTAACAATAATTGGAGACCTAAGAGGCATTGCCGAGCGTAGCGAGGCAATGCATCCGTTTTGATCAACGCACCATAGGACTCATGCCCTATTGGTATACCCATAAGTTTTGATCAACCTTTTCTTAAAAGGTTGTTCGAGCAACCTTTTACTAAAAGGTTGTTGCTAAAAGTTTCATTTTATTACCTTTAATATCTCTTCAGAAGCATCAGTCGGCTCTTTAAACCCTTTATAAACTTCTTTAACAACTTTCTTTATAAATTTCAATTTATTTTCCTTAATTTTACAGCTTTGAATACATAAAGGGCAGTAATTTAAATAACTTTCATCTTTTTTAATTTTTATAGGGAATAATTCAAAAAAGTTTATAATAATCCCCCTATCATATTTAAAAACTCCACAATTTAAACAGCTTGTA encodes:
- a CDS encoding (Fe-S)-binding protein, which codes for MADVNEITQHLPGFNCGACGYKRCDLFAEALLNKEVKLEDCPFLLRERFKENYEILKEILEVSGISKKEEKYVGVIDGYEAEFLLKPLPNECSCRETLLIMDKKELKVGDYIKYRPLGCPIPHFAKIIDEYHGLYTIHVMGPCHRITKEEIEYKDVGIAIVVAFEGIVEGKVPEVGKTVKFIPKHCMMQKVHSGVVVQVEGKRVYIEGIDLKVF
- a CDS encoding endonuclease III domain-containing protein, producing MRGELLKIYKVLLDFYGHQNWWPAETRYEVVVGAILTQNTSWKNVEKAINNLKNENLLEEEKILNIDEDKLKELIKPAGFYNLKAKRLKNTTKFIVDNYGSTEGMAKTDKDTLTLRKELLSINGVGKETADSILLYALDRESFVVDAYTKRMFSRLGIINEKAKYDEIKEIFEKSLPKDLEIYKEYHALIVEHCKKFCRKKPLCEKCPISH
- a CDS encoding M24 family metallopeptidase; this translates as MNNRTKRFLKYMEDEGIKKAVILKKENINYFLGKYFMSFSVLVFEEEPCLYVGKLDKDYAEELFDFLEIREFKSWEGIFKGCDGVEGELPISYLKYIDKDYKIVSEKIKELRMIKDKEEIKLIKKAAEISDKAINYVSNNLEDIKNLNEYELVAEIEYIMKKHGSIKPAFDSIVVSGKKTSFPHALPTKDKIKDILLIDIGAVYNGYCSDITRTFLLKDDEEMRKIYNLVYEAKELAEEHLKEGVSAKEIDNIVRAFFGDYEKLFIHSLGHGVGLEVHEEPRLSNKLKEDIILKEGMVVTIEPGLYLKNRFGVRIEDLYLIKKNGFERLSKAEIPIY
- a CDS encoding chorismate pyruvate-lyase family protein, whose translation is MIVYKEIAELNKRFPLLNEEKILLGTDGSVTNILEILFEGDCKVETINQKIVDNTNYREVILKVNNIPLVYAISKTPFKNIEEENLREEIKRDLLSADIPIGKIIRKHNLETRREIKFIGIEKVDERLKTLLKTNYAQLPKRTYNIIYKNKILMEITEVFCIRGKLK
- the amrS gene encoding AmmeMemoRadiSam system radical SAM enzyme, with product MREAMFYEKLGDNKVRCHICPRHCIIKEGERGFCWNRENINGTLYAVGYGKICSLAIDPIEKKPLFHFHPGTQVLSLAIGGCNFRCLHCQNWTISQFPPDQIPYREMTPEEVVETTLRYNCPGISYTYTEPTVYYEFMYDTSVLARENGLFNVMITNGYIEKEPLKALPVDAMNIDIKGNADFYKKVCKARLEPVLETCKLAKRLGIWVEITNLIVPGYNDNIDDLLFIIHFVRDELGRETPLHFSRFHPDYKLTDVPPTPIETLEMARKLAIEEGLKYVYIGNVSGHEGENTYCPNCGALLIERYIFEARIINLDLETGRCKVCGEKIDIVL
- a CDS encoding TIGR00296 family protein, whose amino-acid sequence is MKLLTLEEGIFAVRYARAVIENYLAGKKLVVENYPEVFNEKRGCFCTLHTYPDRELRGCIGIPEPVMPLIEALEEAAISAATKDPRFPPVSLEEMDSIVVEVSILTPPELIKVSNPKEYLEKIKIGRDGLIIEYGFYRGLLLPQVPVEYGWDVEEYLAHLCLKAGLPPDMWLAEGVKIYRFEAQIFEEVEPRGEVVEKN
- a CDS encoding vWA domain-containing protein, which encodes MKNVIKHDAYDKKAFERFLKNSKYLQKLLRYYSQFHPIHEKLAEDTFYAFFKYVVEFNEYVEERFKINKAILEGAMKNIEYEKSKLFTELDEMNAGTATIMFCEKFFENLKLKNLNKELKKFISDGNGEGLEDKLKETAKETMKEISEEVSEVLQGFDAVENFGKGLGDKKLLSPEDRIKLADKILENKKIREIVKKLGKLKLLATNEYKSKIKHYSGEVYSTKIGRDLKHLLPKEIVNLSDELLYYDFLRRFADKKLMIYDIQNKLDKQKGPIVVLLDHSGSMYGDREIWGKAVALSLIEIAKRENRELYYIAFDDGVRFEKLINPKNITMEEIIEIASLYFGGGTNFIEPLNKAMEVIKKNESFKNADILLITDGYAEVNDMFLKEFDKFKNEHNVKLISVFVEIFPTETLKMISDEVIKVYDLVEEEARKIYRAVS
- a CDS encoding AAA family ATPase, with the translated sequence MLEKIKKELNSYFLERREEIDIALTSILANEHTVFLGNPGVAKSQLIRAIASHINAEYFEKLITRFTTEDELFGPLSIKELKDNDKFVRKTSGYLPTAEIAFLDEVFKANSSILNALLSIINERIYHNGDKVEKVPLISLFGASNELPEENELLAFYDRFLFRKVVRGIRSYENLMKLIDLDEEYKPKTVIDVEDVKKMQREALKVDISNIKEDLIKLKLALESEGIRVSDRRFKKSVKAVKCFAYLNGKEKADENDLDILRHIYWNEPDEFFKVSVEVFKLSNHFAGFALEQREILDSLINEIKKINKERIKLGGIEYRKCLEILGKLNSMTISLKDVKNKAIEANKPYELVDDVLKEVEGFKKYVEGLMK
- the cobJ gene encoding precorrin-3B C(17)-methyltransferase, producing the protein MLFVVGVGSGSERHFTKEAEEILKNVDLIVCYKNYKKFVERFNKPIYTTGMTREIDRVDYALKEAKDKDVALVSSGDATIYGLASLAYEINAVKGYNVDIKVIPGITAASLASAILGSPLNHDFVVISFSDLLTPLEKILKRFRCALEGDFVICIYNPLSKRRKEPFLKAVDILAEFAKNNNYVIGIVKNAGRDKEEALITNFKEFYSNLDKYLEFIDMNTILIIGNSSTKAINNKMITPRGYLNKYKI
- a CDS encoding deoxyhypusine synthase; translation: MKEPKDIVLKESEDIEGIEIEGPWLDEDISLEEIVKNYYLKIGFQASHVGKAIKIWKHIEEKRKKEEVTVFFGYTSNIVSSGLREIIAYLAKHKKVDVIVTTAGGVEEDFIKCLKPFILGDWDVDGRTLREKGINRIGNIFVPNDRYIAFEEYMMEFFEELLNLQKESGKIITASEFCYNLGEFMDKKLGKEKEKSILYWAYKNNIPIFCPAITDGSIGDMLYFFKKYKKDEELKIDIANDIVKLNDIAINSKETACIVLGGSLPKHSIINANLFREGTDYAIYITTALPWDGSLSGAPPEEGVSWGKIGAKADYVEIWGDATIIFPLLVYSVMK
- the mfnD gene encoding tyramine--L-glutamate ligase, translated to MILFFEYAIASGFEDEGILEEGKMMFNTLLNQFLEIDNVTSLIHKDFADDYKDFENLKIVEIEDDKDIEIKLNDILKNEKIDYALTIAPEDENILYNLTKIIEKYPVKNLGCSSNAIKVAGDKYLTYLTIKDYVKTPKTFKPKKYVIKKIDGCGGKFNLFDENFLIQEFVEGESLSVSLIVGKKIYPLSLNRQYIDERGFVGGEVNIKHRLKDEIFNEAIKAVKCIDGLNGYVGVDVIVNDEIYIIEINPRITTTIYGLKTEPSLAELLIKNANNEELTFKVEGKEFTINK